A stretch of DNA from Clostridium sp. JN-9:
AGCTACCCCAGGGGTATATGCCATTGTTAAATCATCCTTTGTTTTTACTGGTACTTTGCATTTAAGTTCAATTTTTCCTTCATAATCCTTATGATATTTTAAAGCTCTTTCTTTTAAGTTACTCATAGATTATTTTCCCCTTCCAATGAATTATTTTGAAATCAGGCATTTGCAGGATATACCAGGCTCAGTCATGGCTACAGTATTTAAAACTTTTTTAAGTTCTGCTTCTTTAAGTATTCCCTGTTTTAAAATTATTTTTCTAATTGGTTCACCTGTTTTAATAGCAGTCTTTGCAATCTTTGCAGCTTCTTTATATCCTACATATGGGCAGATTGCTGTTACTATTCCTACGCTGTTATCAACAAGACTTTTGCATCTCTTTTTGTTTGCAGTGATTCCCTGGATACAATTTACCACAAAGGTATTTATTCCATTAGTCAATGTTTCTATAGATTGAAATAAATTAAAGAATATAACTGGTTCAAATGCATTTAATTCCAATTGTCCAGCTTCTGCAGCCATTGTTATTGTAACATCATTTCCAATAATATTAAATGCTATCTGATTGATTACCTCTGGTATTACAGGATTAACTTTTCCAGGCATTATAGAAGAACCGTTTTGTTTTGCAGGAAGATTTATTTCTCCAAGTCCAGTTCTTGGGCCTGATGACATAAGTCTTAAATCATTTGCTATTTTTGATAAGTTAACAGCACATGTTTTAATAGCAGCAGATACCTCTACAAAGCTGTCTAAATTCTGAGTACCATCAATTAAATCTTCAGCCTGATGTAAATTAAGTCCTGTTACCTTATTTAGGTTAGGAACTATTTTGCTTTCATACAATTTATCTGCATTTATTCCTGTGCCAATGGCAGTAGCTCCTAAATTTACATATTTTAAATTGTCTTCAACTTTTTCTAATCTTTTAATATCCCTTTCTATAACAGAGCTGTAAGCCTTGAATTCCTGTCCAAGTCTTATAGGTACAGCATCCTGCAATTGTGTTCTTCCCATTTTTATAACATCATCAAATTCTTCGGATTTATCTTGAAAAGCTTTATAAAGATTTTTTAACTGTTCAACAGCCTTAGGCAGAAGTTTTAATGTGGTAACCTTTCCTGCTGTTGGAATAACATCATTAGTAGATTGTCCCATATTTACATGGTCATTTGGATGTACAATGCTGTAATCTCCTTTAGTGCCTCCCATAATCTCTATGGCCCTATTTGCTATTACTTCATTGGCATTCATATTCATAGATGTTCCTGCTCCGCCCTGGATAGAATC
This window harbors:
- the aspA gene encoding aspartate ammonia-lyase, with product MENKLYDDSEFRVESDSIGEREVPENAYYGVQTLRAAENFKITGFKINREFINSLAQIKKAAAITNGEIGLLDHKIEASIAKACDEIIKGKLHDEFITDSIQGGAGTSMNMNANEVIANRAIEIMGGTKGDYSIVHPNDHVNMGQSTNDVIPTAGKVTTLKLLPKAVEQLKNLYKAFQDKSEEFDDVIKMGRTQLQDAVPIRLGQEFKAYSSVIERDIKRLEKVEDNLKYVNLGATAIGTGINADKLYESKIVPNLNKVTGLNLHQAEDLIDGTQNLDSFVEVSAAIKTCAVNLSKIANDLRLMSSGPRTGLGEINLPAKQNGSSIMPGKVNPVIPEVINQIAFNIIGNDVTITMAAEAGQLELNAFEPVIFFNLFQSIETLTNGINTFVVNCIQGITANKKRCKSLVDNSVGIVTAICPYVGYKEAAKIAKTAIKTGEPIRKIILKQGILKEAELKKVLNTVAMTEPGISCKCLISK